One genomic region from Streptomyces sp. NBC_01431 encodes:
- a CDS encoding HhH-GPD-type base excision DNA repair protein: MNTTLRLAQQPDADELLGRSPLAALVGMLLDQQVPMEWAFSGPYTIATRMGADDLDAGAITAYDPEAFAELLKEKPAVHRYPGSMAKRIQSLCAFLVEEYGGDAAAVWTGAASGAELLGRLQALPGFGEQKAKIFLALLGKQFGVRPKGWREAAGAYGEAGCFRSVADITGPDSLVKVRAYKQQAKAAAKAAEPPR, from the coding sequence ATGAACACAACCCTTCGGCTCGCCCAGCAGCCCGACGCGGACGAGCTGCTCGGCCGGAGCCCCCTGGCAGCCCTGGTCGGCATGCTGCTCGACCAGCAGGTCCCCATGGAGTGGGCGTTCTCCGGCCCGTACACGATCGCCACGCGCATGGGGGCGGACGACCTCGACGCCGGGGCGATCACCGCGTACGACCCGGAGGCCTTCGCGGAGCTCCTCAAGGAGAAGCCGGCCGTCCACCGCTACCCGGGCTCGATGGCGAAGCGCATCCAGTCGCTGTGCGCCTTCCTGGTCGAGGAGTACGGGGGTGACGCGGCCGCGGTGTGGACGGGCGCGGCGTCCGGGGCCGAGCTGCTGGGCCGCCTCCAAGCGCTGCCGGGCTTCGGCGAGCAGAAGGCGAAGATCTTCCTCGCGCTCCTGGGCAAGCAGTTCGGGGTGCGGCCCAAGGGGTGGCGGGAGGCGGCTGGGGCGTATGGGGAAGCGGGGTGCTTCCGCTCGGTGGCGGACATCACCGGCCCGGATTCCCTGGTGAAGGTACGCGCGTACAAGCAACAGGCCAAGGCGGCGGCGAAGGCGGCGGAGCCGCCGAGGTAG
- the upp gene encoding uracil phosphoribosyltransferase, with translation MRIHVVDHPLVAHKLTTLRDKRTDSPTFRRLADELVTLLAYEATRDVRTEQVDIETPVTPTTGVKLSHPRPLVVPILRAGLGMLDGMVRLLPTAEVGFLGMIRNEETLEASTYASRMPEDLSGRQVYVLDPMLATGGTLVAAIRELIKRGADDVTAVVLLAAPEGVEVMERELAGTPVTVVTASVDERLNEHGYIVPGLGDAGDRMYGTAG, from the coding sequence ATGCGGATCCATGTCGTCGACCACCCTCTCGTGGCGCACAAGCTCACCACGCTGCGTGACAAGCGCACCGACTCCCCGACCTTCCGGCGGCTCGCCGACGAGCTGGTCACCCTGCTCGCCTACGAGGCCACCCGGGACGTGCGCACCGAGCAGGTCGACATCGAGACCCCGGTGACGCCGACGACGGGCGTCAAGCTCTCCCACCCGCGCCCGCTGGTGGTCCCGATCCTGCGGGCGGGCCTGGGCATGCTGGACGGCATGGTGCGCCTGCTGCCGACCGCCGAGGTGGGCTTCCTCGGCATGATCCGCAACGAGGAGACCCTGGAGGCCTCCACGTACGCGTCCCGGATGCCCGAGGACCTGTCGGGCCGTCAGGTGTACGTGCTCGACCCGATGCTGGCGACCGGCGGCACGCTGGTCGCGGCGATCCGGGAGCTGATCAAGCGCGGCGCCGACGACGTGACCGCGGTGGTGCTGCTCGCCGCCCCCGAGGGCGTCGAGGTCATGGAGCGCGAGCTCGCGGGCACCCCGGTGACCGTGGTGACCGCCTCCGTCGACGAGCGGCTCAACGAGCACGGCTACATCGTGCCGGGGCTCGGCGACGCCGGTGACCGGATGTACGGGACCGCCGGCTAG
- the tadA gene encoding tRNA adenosine(34) deaminase TadA, with product MRSALAGAAEAESAGDVPVGAVVLAADGSFLASGHNEREATGDPTAHAEVLAIRRAADRTGQWRLTGCTLVVTLEPCVMCAGAIVQSRIDRVVYGARDEKAGAAGSLWDLVRDRRLNHRPEVVAGVLEEECSAQLTAFFRQR from the coding sequence ATGCGTTCCGCCCTGGCCGGGGCCGCCGAGGCCGAGTCGGCCGGCGACGTGCCGGTCGGCGCGGTCGTGCTGGCCGCCGACGGCTCGTTCCTCGCGTCCGGGCACAACGAACGCGAGGCGACCGGTGATCCGACCGCGCACGCGGAAGTCCTCGCGATCCGCCGCGCGGCGGACCGGACCGGCCAGTGGCGGCTGACCGGCTGCACGCTCGTCGTCACCCTGGAGCCGTGCGTGATGTGCGCGGGCGCCATCGTCCAGTCCCGGATCGACCGCGTCGTGTACGGCGCCCGCGACGAGAAGGCCGGGGCGGCCGGATCGCTGTGGGACCTCGTACGCGACCGACGGCTCAACCACCGCCCCGAGGTCGTCGCCGGGGTCCTGGAAGAGGAGTGCTCGGCGCAGCTGACGGCGTTCTTCCGCCAGCGGTGA
- a CDS encoding RNA polymerase sigma factor SigF, with protein sequence MPASTTPQVPPQNEPQDAREVPAQESPEGPRDPARTSSRGADTRALTQVLFARLKGLEPGTPEHDRVRGALIEANLPLVRYAAARFRSRNEPMEDVVQVGTIGLINAIDRFDPDRGVQFPTFAMPTVVGEIKRYFRDNVRTVHVPRRLHELWVQVNGATEDLTTLHGRSPTTAEIAERLRIGEDEVLACIEAGRSYHATSLEAAQEGDGLPGLLDRLGYEDPALAGVEHRDLVRHLLVQLPEREQRILMLRYYSNLTQSQISQELGVSQMHVSRLLARSFARLRSANRIEA encoded by the coding sequence GTGCCGGCCAGTACGACGCCTCAAGTCCCACCCCAGAACGAGCCGCAGGACGCACGCGAAGTGCCCGCCCAGGAATCCCCGGAGGGCCCCAGGGACCCCGCGAGAACCTCCAGCCGGGGCGCGGACACCCGCGCCCTCACCCAGGTGCTGTTCGCTCGCCTCAAGGGGCTTGAGCCGGGCACCCCGGAGCACGACCGGGTGCGCGGGGCGCTGATCGAGGCGAACCTGCCGCTCGTGCGGTACGCCGCCGCGCGGTTCCGCTCCCGCAACGAGCCCATGGAGGACGTCGTCCAGGTCGGCACGATCGGCCTGATCAACGCGATCGACCGCTTCGACCCGGACCGGGGCGTGCAGTTCCCCACCTTCGCGATGCCCACCGTCGTCGGCGAGATCAAGCGGTACTTCCGCGACAACGTGCGCACCGTGCACGTCCCGCGCCGCCTGCACGAGCTCTGGGTGCAGGTGAACGGCGCCACCGAGGACCTGACGACCCTGCACGGCCGTTCCCCCACCACCGCCGAGATCGCCGAACGGCTGCGGATCGGCGAGGACGAGGTGCTCGCCTGCATCGAGGCGGGCCGCTCCTACCACGCGACCTCCCTGGAGGCCGCCCAGGAGGGCGACGGCCTGCCCGGCCTGCTCGACCGGCTCGGCTACGAGGACCCCGCCCTCGCCGGGGTCGAACACCGGGACCTGGTCCGCCATCTGCTCGTACAACTGCCCGAAAGGGAACAGCGGATCCTGATGCTCCGCTATTACAGCAATCTGACGCAGTCCCAGATCAGCCAGGAATTGGGAGTGTCGCAGATGCATGTGTCAAGGCTCCTCGCCAGGAGTTTCGCCCGGCTGCGGTCCGCAAATCGAATCGAGGCATAA
- a CDS encoding Dabb family protein, translating to MIRHLVLFKLNEGVARDEARVAAGAKAFQELDGLVPEIQFWECAWNITERPIAYDFAINSAVADADALKRYLEHPAHQAAAAQWREFATWVIADYPF from the coding sequence ATGATCCGCCACCTGGTCCTGTTCAAGCTCAATGAAGGTGTCGCGCGCGACGAGGCCCGGGTGGCCGCCGGCGCGAAGGCGTTCCAGGAGCTCGACGGGCTCGTCCCCGAGATCCAGTTCTGGGAGTGCGCCTGGAACATCACCGAGCGGCCGATCGCGTACGACTTCGCCATCAACTCCGCCGTGGCGGACGCGGACGCGCTGAAGCGCTACCTGGAGCACCCGGCTCACCAGGCGGCCGCCGCGCAGTGGCGCGAGTTCGCCACCTGGGTGATCGCCGACTACCCGTTCTGA
- a CDS encoding terpene synthase family protein: MTQPFVLPDFYMPYPARLNPHLEAARAHTREWAAGMGMLEGSGIWELKDLEAHDYALLCSYTHPDCDAEQLALVTDWYVWVFFFDDHFLEMFKRTLDRKGGKEYLDRLPAFMPMDLADGFPEPTNPVEAGLADLWARTVPAMTEAWRERFAVSTRNLLNESLWELANINAGRIANPVEYIEMRRKVGGAPWSAGLIEYANAELPASVAKSRPLRVLTDAFADGVHLRNDLFSYQREVEDEGELSNGVLVLETFLGCTTQEAAEAVNDLLTSRLQQFENTALTEVPALCLEKGLTPAESAAVAAYAKGLQDWQSGGQEWHMRSSRYMNEGAVTGPALFDGLLGTSAFDITTLFGRPAAARHRSFTHVPMQKVGQSLLPDFDVPYPLTVSPHVAEARRLSIAWADRMGLLDDIWDAEKLAGYDFALCSGGLDPDATLEEMELSAEWLTWGTYGDDYFPLAYGRSRDLAGARACVERFALCMPLDEPAAGLAVAQTPMERGLADLWARTAGPMPPEARAAFRRSVDVMLESWLWELHNQAQHRIPDPVDYIEMRRYTFGSDLTMSLSRLRHADRLPSGIYESGPVRNLENSAADYCCLLNDVFSYQKEIEYEGELHNGVLVIQNFFNCDYPTALRITDDLMRSRLRQFQHVVDNELPVLYADFELDEAGRAALDTYVAELQDWIAGILNWHVAARRYMAEDLPGSLPHGGGIHGEPEAGAAPWWMRPTGVGTSADRVRLPEVIASALPGTPTVAGGHTS; this comes from the coding sequence GTGACCCAGCCTTTCGTCCTGCCGGATTTCTACATGCCGTATCCGGCTCGGCTCAATCCCCATCTCGAAGCGGCCCGCGCGCACACCCGCGAGTGGGCCGCCGGGATGGGCATGCTGGAGGGCTCCGGGATCTGGGAGCTGAAGGACCTCGAAGCGCACGACTACGCGCTGCTGTGCTCGTACACCCACCCCGACTGCGACGCCGAGCAGCTGGCCCTGGTGACCGACTGGTACGTGTGGGTGTTCTTCTTCGACGACCACTTCCTGGAGATGTTCAAGCGGACCCTGGACCGCAAGGGCGGCAAGGAGTACCTCGACCGGCTGCCCGCCTTCATGCCCATGGACCTCGCGGACGGCTTCCCGGAGCCCACCAACCCCGTGGAAGCGGGCCTCGCCGACCTGTGGGCGCGAACCGTCCCGGCCATGACGGAGGCCTGGCGCGAGCGCTTCGCGGTCAGCACCCGCAATCTGCTCAACGAGTCGCTGTGGGAGCTCGCCAACATCAACGCGGGGCGGATCGCCAACCCCGTCGAGTACATCGAGATGCGCCGCAAGGTGGGCGGCGCGCCCTGGTCGGCCGGACTCATCGAGTACGCGAACGCCGAACTCCCCGCGTCCGTCGCGAAGTCGAGACCGCTGCGGGTCCTCACCGACGCGTTCGCCGACGGCGTGCACCTGCGCAACGACCTGTTCTCCTACCAGCGCGAGGTGGAGGACGAGGGTGAACTCAGCAACGGCGTCCTGGTGTTGGAGACCTTCCTCGGCTGTACGACACAGGAGGCGGCCGAAGCCGTCAACGACCTGCTGACCTCGCGGCTCCAGCAGTTCGAGAACACCGCGCTGACCGAAGTCCCCGCGCTGTGCCTGGAGAAGGGCCTCACGCCGGCCGAGTCCGCGGCCGTCGCCGCGTACGCCAAGGGGCTCCAGGACTGGCAGTCCGGCGGGCAGGAGTGGCACATGCGCTCCAGCCGCTACATGAACGAGGGCGCGGTCACCGGGCCCGCCCTCTTCGACGGGTTGCTCGGCACCTCGGCGTTCGACATCACCACGCTGTTCGGCCGCCCGGCGGCGGCCCGGCACCGCAGCTTCACTCACGTACCGATGCAGAAGGTCGGGCAGTCCCTGCTGCCCGACTTCGACGTGCCGTACCCGCTGACGGTCAGTCCGCACGTGGCCGAGGCCCGGCGGCTCTCCATCGCCTGGGCGGACCGGATGGGCCTGCTCGACGACATCTGGGACGCGGAGAAGCTCGCGGGTTACGACTTCGCGCTGTGCTCGGGCGGCCTCGACCCCGACGCGACCCTGGAGGAGATGGAACTCAGCGCCGAGTGGCTGACCTGGGGGACGTACGGCGACGACTACTTCCCGCTGGCGTACGGCCGTTCGCGCGATCTGGCCGGGGCGCGGGCCTGCGTCGAGCGGTTCGCCCTGTGCATGCCGCTGGACGAGCCGGCGGCCGGACTCGCGGTGGCCCAGACCCCCATGGAGCGTGGCCTCGCCGACCTGTGGGCGCGCACCGCCGGGCCGATGCCGCCCGAGGCCCGCGCGGCCTTCCGCCGGTCGGTCGACGTCATGCTGGAGAGCTGGCTGTGGGAACTGCACAACCAGGCCCAGCACCGCATCCCCGACCCGGTCGACTACATCGAGATGCGCCGCTACACCTTCGGCTCCGACCTCACGATGAGCCTGTCCCGGCTGCGCCACGCGGACCGGCTGCCGTCCGGGATCTACGAGAGCGGCCCGGTGCGCAACCTGGAGAACTCGGCGGCGGACTACTGCTGCCTGCTCAACGACGTCTTCTCGTACCAGAAGGAGATCGAGTACGAGGGCGAGCTGCACAACGGTGTCCTCGTCATCCAGAACTTCTTCAACTGCGACTACCCGACGGCCCTGCGCATCACGGACGACCTGATGCGGTCGCGGCTGCGACAGTTCCAGCACGTCGTGGACAACGAACTCCCCGTTCTGTACGCCGACTTCGAGCTCGACGAGGCGGGGCGGGCGGCCCTGGACACCTATGTGGCCGAACTCCAGGACTGGATCGCGGGCATCCTGAACTGGCACGTGGCGGCGCGCCGCTACATGGCCGAGGACCTGCCCGGGTCCCTGCCCCATGGGGGCGGCATCCATGGGGAGCCGGAGGCCGGGGCGGCGCCGTGGTGGATGCGGCCGACGGGCGTCGGGACCTCGGCCGACCGGGTACGGCTGCCGGAGGTGATCGCGTCGGCGCTCCCCGGGACCCCCACGGTGGCGGGAGGGCACACCTCGTGA
- a CDS encoding MFS transporter, giving the protein MATTTPAGVRGGHAKHGGHTPSESGAPMTHRQIMEALSGLLLGMFVAILSSTIVTNALPHIISDLGGGQSAYTWVVTASLLAMTATTPLWGKLSDLFSKKLLVQIALVIYVSGSIVAGLSQNSGMLIACRVVQGIGVGGLSALAQIVMAAMISPRERGRYSGYLGATFAVATVGGPLLGGVITDTDWLGWRWCFYVGVPFAIIALVVLQKTLKLPVVKRDVKVDWTGAFLISAAVSLLLVWVTFAGDKYDWISWQTYAMVGGSVLLGALFVFAESKASEPIIPLRLFRNRTITLASIASLFVGVAMFTGTVFFSQYFQLARGKTPTMSGVMTIPMIGGLFISSTISGQVITKTGKWKAWLVSGGVLVTAGLGLLGTMRYDTPYWRLSIYMALMGLGIGMMMQNLVLCTQNQVSAADLGSASSVVTFFRSLGGAVGVSALGAVMANRVTHYVHDGLTALGPQGAAAAKSGSGGSGAIPDLATLPGPIRTVIESAYGHGVGDVFLYAAPCALLAFFVTLFIKEVPLRTRAVGASEEAPAAATAPIPAQATAVEATATMTPVATATPAAAPVINGIAVHGTVRGAEGAPVASAAVTLISLGGSQLGRAVAGPDGGYLLDAPGAGSYVLIAAADGFQPQAATVVVGSDPLGYDILLSGTSGLAGAVRAAETGAPVEGAMVIVTDVRGDVLATGKSGAVGEFTFGELVPGQVTVAVNADGFRPLALPVEIASHGVTRIEAALQSGARLQGTVRGGADRRPLADARVTLVDAAGNVVAGTTTGDDGAYAFADLNSGEYTLIATGYPPVAGSLTVAGRGVDGHDIELAHPGE; this is encoded by the coding sequence ATGGCTACGACCACACCAGCCGGTGTGCGGGGCGGCCACGCCAAGCACGGAGGGCACACGCCGTCCGAGAGTGGCGCGCCGATGACTCACCGGCAGATCATGGAGGCGTTGTCCGGGCTGCTGCTCGGCATGTTCGTCGCCATCCTGTCCTCGACAATCGTCACCAACGCCCTGCCGCACATCATCAGCGACCTGGGCGGCGGCCAGTCCGCGTACACCTGGGTCGTCACGGCCTCGCTGCTCGCGATGACCGCGACCACCCCGCTGTGGGGCAAGCTCTCGGACCTCTTCAGCAAGAAGCTGCTGGTCCAGATAGCCCTGGTCATCTACGTCTCCGGCTCGATCGTGGCCGGTCTGTCCCAGAACTCCGGCATGCTGATCGCCTGCCGCGTGGTCCAGGGCATCGGCGTCGGCGGCCTCTCCGCGCTCGCCCAGATCGTCATGGCCGCCATGATCTCCCCGCGCGAGCGCGGCCGTTACAGCGGCTACCTCGGCGCCACGTTCGCGGTCGCGACGGTCGGCGGACCGCTGCTCGGCGGCGTGATCACCGACACCGACTGGCTCGGCTGGCGCTGGTGCTTCTACGTCGGCGTGCCGTTCGCCATCATCGCGCTGGTCGTGCTCCAGAAGACCCTGAAGCTCCCCGTCGTGAAGCGTGACGTCAAGGTCGACTGGACCGGCGCCTTCCTGATCAGCGCGGCCGTCTCGCTGCTCCTGGTCTGGGTGACGTTCGCGGGCGACAAGTACGACTGGATCTCGTGGCAGACGTATGCCATGGTCGGCGGCTCGGTCCTGCTCGGCGCGCTGTTCGTGTTCGCCGAGTCGAAGGCCAGCGAGCCGATCATCCCGCTGCGCCTGTTCCGCAACCGCACCATCACCCTCGCCTCGATCGCCTCGCTCTTCGTGGGTGTCGCGATGTTCACCGGCACGGTGTTCTTCTCCCAGTACTTCCAGCTGGCCCGCGGCAAGACGCCGACGATGTCCGGCGTCATGACGATCCCGATGATCGGCGGCCTGTTCATCTCCTCGACCATCTCCGGGCAGGTCATCACCAAGACCGGCAAGTGGAAGGCCTGGCTGGTCAGCGGCGGCGTGCTGGTGACGGCGGGCCTCGGTCTGCTCGGCACGATGCGCTACGACACCCCGTACTGGCGCCTCTCCATCTACATGGCGCTGATGGGCCTCGGCATCGGCATGATGATGCAGAACCTGGTCCTGTGCACCCAGAACCAGGTCTCCGCCGCCGACCTCGGCTCCGCCTCCTCCGTCGTCACCTTCTTCCGCTCGCTCGGCGGTGCGGTCGGTGTCTCGGCGCTCGGCGCGGTCATGGCCAACCGGGTCACCCACTACGTCCACGACGGCCTCACCGCGCTCGGCCCGCAGGGCGCGGCCGCCGCCAAGAGCGGCAGCGGAGGCTCCGGCGCCATCCCGGACCTGGCCACGCTGCCCGGCCCGATCCGCACCGTCATCGAGAGCGCGTACGGACACGGCGTCGGCGATGTGTTCCTGTACGCGGCGCCCTGCGCGCTGCTCGCCTTCTTCGTCACGCTGTTCATCAAGGAGGTCCCGCTGCGGACCCGTGCGGTGGGCGCGAGCGAGGAGGCTCCCGCCGCGGCGACCGCCCCGATTCCCGCCCAGGCGACGGCTGTTGAGGCCACCGCCACGATGACCCCCGTGGCCACGGCGACCCCGGCCGCCGCCCCGGTGATCAACGGCATCGCGGTGCACGGCACGGTGCGCGGCGCCGAGGGGGCGCCCGTCGCCTCCGCCGCCGTCACCCTCATCTCGCTCGGCGGCAGCCAGCTCGGCCGCGCGGTGGCGGGGCCCGACGGCGGGTACCTGCTCGATGCGCCGGGCGCCGGTTCGTACGTCCTGATCGCGGCCGCCGACGGCTTCCAGCCGCAGGCAGCGACCGTCGTCGTGGGCAGCGATCCGCTCGGGTACGACATCCTCCTGTCCGGCACCAGCGGCCTCGCCGGTGCGGTCAGGGCGGCCGAGACCGGGGCACCGGTCGAGGGCGCGATGGTGATCGTGACCGATGTGCGCGGCGATGTGCTCGCCACCGGCAAGTCGGGCGCGGTCGGTGAGTTCACCTTCGGCGAGCTCGTGCCGGGCCAGGTCACCGTGGCGGTCAACGCGGACGGCTTCCGCCCGCTGGCGCTGCCGGTGGAGATCGCGAGCCACGGCGTGACCCGTATCGAGGCCGCGCTCCAGTCCGGGGCACGGCTCCAGGGCACGGTGCGGGGCGGCGCCGACCGGCGTCCGCTGGCCGACGCCCGGGTCACCCTGGTCGACGCGGCGGGCAACGTGGTCGCGGGTACGACGACGGGCGACGACGGCGCGTACGCCTTCGCCGACCTGAACTCCGGCGAGTACACGCTGATCGCGACCGGCTACCCGCCGGTGGCCGGCTCGCTGACCGTGGCCGGCCGCGGCGTGGACGGCCACGACATCGAACTCGCCCACCCGGGCGAGTAG
- a CDS encoding RNA polymerase sigma factor SigF, which translates to MSAEQGSSKVLTLTKSAPAPTVRRHAANTAAIDTRTLSRSLFLRLATLDTDSPERTYVRDTLIELNLPLVRYAAARFRSRNEPMEDIVQVGTIGLIKAIDRFDCERGVEFPTFAMPTVVGEIKRFFRDTSWSVRVPRRLQELRLALTKASDELAQKLDRSPTVPELAAVLGVSEEDVVDGLAVGNAYTASSLDSPATEDDGGEGSLADRLGYEDTALEGVEYRESLKPLLAKLPPRERQIIMLRFFANMTQSQIGEEVGISQMHVSRLLTRTLAQLREGLISD; encoded by the coding sequence ATGTCCGCAGAACAGGGCAGCTCGAAGGTGCTCACGCTCACCAAGAGCGCACCCGCACCAACCGTGCGCCGACACGCCGCAAACACCGCAGCCATCGACACCCGCACGCTGTCCCGCTCCTTGTTCCTGCGGCTGGCCACCCTGGACACCGACAGCCCGGAGCGTACATACGTACGCGACACGCTCATCGAGCTCAACCTGCCGCTCGTGCGGTACGCGGCGGCCAGGTTCCGCAGCCGCAACGAGCCGATGGAGGACATCGTCCAGGTCGGCACGATCGGCCTGATCAAGGCGATCGACCGCTTCGACTGCGAACGCGGCGTGGAGTTCCCCACGTTCGCGATGCCCACGGTCGTCGGCGAGATCAAGCGGTTCTTCCGCGACACCTCGTGGTCGGTGCGGGTGCCGCGCCGCCTCCAGGAGCTGCGGCTCGCCCTCACCAAGGCGAGCGACGAACTCGCCCAGAAGCTCGACCGCTCGCCAACGGTCCCCGAACTGGCGGCAGTTCTCGGGGTCTCCGAGGAGGACGTGGTCGACGGGCTCGCGGTCGGCAACGCGTACACCGCTTCCTCGCTCGACTCGCCCGCCACCGAGGACGACGGCGGCGAGGGCTCGCTCGCGGACCGGCTCGGCTACGAGGACACCGCGCTCGAAGGCGTCGAGTACCGCGAGTCCCTCAAGCCGCTGCTCGCCAAACTCCCGCCCAGGGAACGGCAGATCATCATGCTCCGCTTCTTCGCGAACATGACGCAGTCGCAGATCGGCGAGGAGGTCGGCATCTCGCAGATGCACGTCTCGCGTCTGCTCACCCGCACGCTGGCCCAGCTCCGCGAGGGCCTGATCTCCGACTGA
- a CDS encoding tRNA adenosine deaminase-associated protein, producing MTSGRVTVYFAALLARTEDGWEASDTELDDVETLSDLADLAREAAADGADDTVLVFIEQEDAWFGVVRVDGEEDPRVFVSNAAVAARSSYGAMLTDELLGHDQDDEEDELEALDLDGTEDGYEEEEAQSATDDPDDGDDPSDGAVPAGPLGESAILADLGIGERDLLALDGDALVTIADALGAAEVLEAVR from the coding sequence ATGACCAGTGGGAGAGTCACGGTGTACTTCGCCGCACTGCTCGCGCGCACCGAAGACGGGTGGGAAGCGAGCGACACAGAGCTCGACGATGTGGAAACGCTGTCCGATCTGGCCGACCTGGCCCGGGAAGCAGCGGCCGACGGGGCCGATGACACGGTGCTCGTCTTCATCGAGCAGGAGGACGCCTGGTTCGGCGTCGTCCGCGTCGACGGCGAGGAGGACCCACGCGTCTTCGTCTCCAACGCCGCCGTCGCAGCCCGCTCCTCGTACGGGGCCATGCTCACCGACGAACTGCTCGGCCACGACCAGGACGACGAGGAGGACGAGCTGGAGGCCCTTGACCTCGACGGCACGGAGGACGGTTACGAGGAGGAGGAGGCCCAGTCGGCCACGGACGACCCGGACGACGGGGACGACCCGTCGGACGGCGCCGTGCCGGCCGGTCCGCTCGGCGAGAGCGCGATCCTCGCCGACCTCGGCATCGGCGAGCGCGACCTCCTCGCCCTGGACGGCGACGCCCTCGTGACGATCGCGGACGCGCTGGGCGCGGCCGAGGTCCTGGAGGCCGTCCGCTAG
- a CDS encoding type II toxin-antitoxin system VapB family antitoxin → MIFKRIGSGRPYPDHGRESTRQWADVAPRPVRLDQLVTTKGQLDLETLLAEDSTFYGDLFAHVVKWQGDLYLEDGLHRAVRAALQQRQVLHARVLEMD, encoded by the coding sequence GTGATCTTCAAGCGCATCGGAAGCGGGCGGCCGTACCCCGACCACGGCCGGGAAAGCACCCGGCAGTGGGCGGACGTCGCGCCGCGCCCGGTCCGGCTCGATCAGCTCGTGACCACCAAGGGCCAACTCGACCTGGAAACCCTGCTCGCCGAGGACTCCACGTTCTACGGCGACCTCTTCGCGCACGTCGTGAAGTGGCAGGGCGACCTGTACCTGGAGGACGGGCTGCACCGCGCGGTACGGGCGGCGCTCCAGCAGCGCCAGGTCCTGCACGCGCGCGTACTCGAAATGGACTGA
- a CDS encoding MarR family winged helix-turn-helix transcriptional regulator, producing MAAQSLYEELARQLSAIGAVKRGLARILPPECPAGSAAALTLLERYGEMRISRLAELLAVDMSVTSRHVAHVAERGWIERSADPADKRSRIVRLTPAGRAMVDDLGLRTAEMFAHTLKDWSDDEVGQLNTMLARLRDSFGDCRAPHVRTPEPRIAQTSTPA from the coding sequence ATGGCAGCGCAGAGCCTGTACGAGGAGCTGGCCCGGCAGCTCAGCGCCATCGGCGCCGTCAAACGAGGACTCGCGCGGATCCTGCCGCCCGAGTGCCCGGCCGGCTCCGCCGCGGCCCTCACCCTCCTGGAGCGGTACGGCGAGATGCGGATCAGCCGCCTCGCCGAACTCCTCGCGGTGGACATGTCGGTGACCAGCCGTCATGTCGCACACGTGGCCGAGCGGGGCTGGATCGAGAGGTCCGCCGACCCCGCCGACAAGCGCTCGCGGATCGTGCGGCTCACCCCCGCGGGCCGGGCCATGGTCGACGATCTCGGGCTGCGCACCGCGGAGATGTTCGCGCACACCCTCAAGGACTGGTCCGACGACGAGGTCGGGCAGCTCAACACGATGCTGGCGCGGCTGCGCGACTCCTTCGGAGACTGCCGGGCACCCCACGTCCGCACCCCCGAGCCCCGGATCGCCCAGACCAGCACCCCCGCATAG
- a CDS encoding LytR C-terminal domain-containing protein translates to MSMLTPPGMGGKYRIKGDTYPRMRRPRRRGRLIAALVGAVLALGLIGWGTLQLIDVFGGHSGAKAAAPKGDCKKNSASPAAPAQALPKPAQITVNVYNATPRGGLAKSVADELKKRGFAIGKVGNAPEAYDKKVPGNGILLGNPASTRGPLSVLGTQLKGAEQKVDTRNTPDVDLIIGTTFGALNTPQDATTALAALAKPAPAPSGKC, encoded by the coding sequence ATGAGCATGCTCACTCCCCCCGGCATGGGCGGAAAGTACCGCATCAAGGGCGACACGTACCCGCGGATGCGACGTCCCCGAAGGCGCGGCCGACTCATCGCCGCGCTCGTCGGCGCGGTCCTGGCCCTCGGCCTGATCGGCTGGGGGACGCTCCAGCTCATCGACGTGTTCGGCGGCCACAGCGGCGCCAAGGCCGCCGCGCCCAAGGGGGACTGCAAGAAGAACTCCGCGTCCCCCGCCGCCCCGGCGCAGGCGCTGCCCAAGCCCGCCCAGATCACGGTCAACGTCTACAACGCGACCCCGCGCGGCGGCCTCGCCAAGTCCGTGGCGGACGAGCTGAAGAAGCGCGGCTTCGCGATCGGCAAGGTCGGCAACGCGCCCGAGGCGTACGACAAGAAGGTCCCGGGCAACGGGATACTGCTCGGCAACCCCGCGTCCACCCGGGGCCCGCTCTCCGTGCTGGGTACGCAGCTCAAGGGCGCGGAGCAGAAGGTCGACACGCGCAACACGCCGGACGTCGACCTCATCATCGGCACCACCTTCGGCGCCCTGAACACACCACAGGACGCGACCACGGCCCTGGCCGCCCTGGCCAAGCCCGCACCCGCGCCCTCGGGGAAGTGCTGA